The segment GTGTAACATATGACTATTTGCCTCTGTCGCCCCCTGTAGGCTGGTAGCAGAGTGGAGGATGTCCAGAGGagtggatttatttattatttatttatttggtgcagaatactgttttgtatttaaactacggttttattactgtaattatgtttaaatcagttccaagttacacaccacgattatttttaataaatggctggcagtgtccctaccaatgctgagaccaaacctatagcccttgagcaagacatcaTCATGGTTGATACAACCAGGGTATCTGCACATCTTATTAATTCATTCTAAAGATTAGGTTTGGACTTATTTTTATTCAATGACTTTTAAGATCTTTTTAATATCTCTAAAAGAACGTGCACCAGAACACAGCCTCAGACCACCGCACGACATCAAGGCAGGAGGACTCAACTGGACCTGCTGTCAATCAGATCTTTCTGcaacacaaattaaatgtacaGCACAAGAAGTTCAGATGTCAGACCGGTCTCGTCACCATAACACATCAGGTATCACATAAATGATAATCCATACCTCGAGCTCTTTAGCATCAAAGTACTGCAGGTACTGCTGAGGGAGGACTTCGTTGAAGCCTTCAAAGAAAGCCTGCGTCTGCTCTTCCACTCCTCTGGACATCCTCCACTCTGCTACCAGCCTGCAGGGGGCGACAGAGGCAAATAGTCACATGTTACACTCCCTCATCAAACTCTTAAATGGTTATTGTTAGGATATGTTGCCAAACCCTGGATGTTTGAGCTTGTTGACCTTGATTGGTAAAGCTTACCCAAAGAGGGACACCATCACAAGCCTCTGTGTCCAGCAGATGTCCTGGTGTCAAAGTCTCACACCAAAGTTTGCTTTGGATgtagatgcacacacaaaaaaagtggtGCTTTTGCATTTCTTGAATATATATagcgttccaaccctcacctatggtcacgaactctgggtcgtgaccgaaagaacgagatctcggatacaagcggccgaaatgagcttcctccgtagggtggccgggctcagccttagagatagggtaaggagctcggacatcaggggggagcttggagtcgagtcgctgctccttcgtgtcgaaaggagtcagctgaggtggttcgggcatctagtcatgatccctcctggacgcctcccattagaggttttccgggcacgtccaactggtaggaggccccggggaagaccgaggacacccTGGatggattatatctcccggctggccttggaacgcctcgggatcccccagaatgagctggaaagtgttgcgggtgagagggaggcctgggtcggcctgctgaacctgctgccactgcgacccgaccccggataagcgggtgataatggatggatggatggatggaatatatATAGCTATTCAATGAGTAAACATGTTCGATCTATTTCAGGAGCTACATGTTATGCTTCAATACCCTCCTGAGGTCATGTGCGTTCTGCTTTTGTCAAACAAAGACCCAGGATGTAGTACCCGCAGTTGCCATTTATTGTGGAAACAGCCACAACTTACAAACGGCTGGGTGTGTAATTATAGAAAACACTGAAATGCTTTCAactgtagtattttttttttccacttgacCTTTCGTCAACTGAAAAGTCTCTTACCAACACTGAAAGAAgcgatgtcccccccccccccccgcattgCTTACGGTCAACAGAAGGCGCATGTGAACCGACGGCGCATGTGCAACACGAGGCTCCTCCGTATAGTGTGCATCCCAACGCGTGCATAAACGCACACAACTCACTTGTCGCACACACAATGACCCAAGAGTCAGATGAAACCAATTGGTCATGCATTTATTCTGCTCCATAAAGAGTTGTATACACCCTCATtgggttgggttgggttagggGAATCTCCAAGTTCACTGAAGAAAACCAAAGCTAAAATAAGAAAATGCCTAAGATTGGAACAAGGTGTGCAGCTCGGGTGAGATTTGTTCTCTGTGGCTCCGGTTAAGATGGCTCCTAGCATACATAACTGGCATTTTTTGTTTCCAAAATGAGCCCTGAGGACACATGACTATTGTCACGTGTCACATTGTTTTTACCATCAACAGCCAGCCCTTGTGATGGTGGAAACTTTATGCGCCGCAGAGAACAGGCCATGTTGGAAAGGAATGCTGTCCTGCACATGTGTGGATACGCCTCCTACCAATTGGATGAATTGTTAACAGCAGCTgactctgtttgttttgtacacTGCCTGTATTACCTGTTGTCATTGTTGACTCAACTGTAGCCTCACTTGCctgagaagaggagacagagcgAAGAAGGGGCCTAAGGTAAGACGTGTTTGGAGGTTTCGACGACAAGCGCGGCAAGAGAAATAAGCGGCGTAAGAAGGGTCCAACATCAGCGCCTCCCATCATGTCTTTGTCCAAGCCGGAGGAGCAGCTAGCCCACGAGCTGAGCTGCCCCATCTGCCTCCAGCTCTTCTCCGATCCGGTGGTTCTCCCCTGTGGCCACAACTATTGTTGGGCCTGCATCCGCAAGACCGCCGACAGGACGGACAAAGCACCTCACTGTTGCCCGGAGTGCCGCGAGGAGTATCAGGGTGTGGACACCCTGAAGAAAAACTTCAAGCTCTGCAGCATCATCGAGGGCTACCAAGCCACCGCGGCGCAGACGGAAAGGCAGCCGGAAAGGCAGCCGGAAAGCCTGAAAGAGAATGAGCCCGAGACGACGAAGGTTCTCTGCGACCACTGCATCGACAAGGAGTCGCCGGCTGTGAAGACGTGCCTGAGTTGTGAGGTGTCGCTGTGCTCCGGGCACCTCCAGAGGCACCAGGAgaaggagtggctgagggcgcACACTGTGGTGGAGCCCCTGGGTGAGCTGGGGACGAACAGCTGCGGCGTCCACCGGCGTCCCCTCGAGTATTTCTGTTCCAATGACATGAGCCTGATGTGCGGCACATGCTTCATAGAAGGCCACCACCAGAACCACGATGTCCTCACCTTCGGCGCGGCCGAAGAGGAGATGAGACGGGCGTTGGAGAACCGCACCAAGGTAGTTCTGTTGTTTCCTTTTACCTTTTTCCAGACTTTTATTTCCAAAGACTTTTTTTCTGGACCGTGATATAGCAGCATTCAGTTTTGCTACCATCTACAATATTGTGAATCAGTGATAAAGTGAAAGACAGGGTGATTTTCTATTTTACGGTCACATTTTTACAATAGTTTCCTGAAAAGAACTTATTACAGGGTAATTCAAACAAACTGATAACCCACAGATTTCTTTATTCAGTGCAgagagaatttaaaaaaacgtggCGAATAATCTTAATTAATGTTTATTGTATGCTTACTTTAAATTCAAACTCTTTATTTCAAGGAAACTACTGTATTCCCTTTAATTGGCATTAAATTAAATAGTTATTTCCAGAAAATGTAGTGCAACTGTGCTTTGGAACTGGTAAATGGTGAGAATGCTAAAAATGATCTGGCTTAGGAGAACAGGTTGATGTCTTCTGTTCTCTGTTCCAGGCGACTGATTCAAACACTTGATTTACATCAGTGCTCAGTGGGAGTGCCGAGTCATTGCACCGAGGGCTCACGGGGACTTTCCCTTGCATCCCATTTCACTTGCCACGTTGGAAACGTGTTTTTCCCGTTCCTTGTTAACAGCCCCCGCTGCGAGAAACGAGAAAAGTGTTGAACACAAATCTCAAAATGTCCCTCCTGTGTTTGCAGGTGGTTTCCTACAGGCTGCAGGTGATCGAGAGTCTCCTTCAGAAGACGGCTCAGGAGCAGGGAGCATCCGAGGCTATAGGGGACAAACTGGTCGACAAGGCGGTGACTGTCATGGAGTGTATGGCTGCACTGGTGGACAGGTAAAAGCCACGCATGCCCCGAAGCAGGTGCATTGAAAGATGCAAGTGTCCTACTTtattaagatattaatattttaaaagcttTGAAAACCATGTTTTCAGTGGCTTTCAGGGTCCAGTGGATGACAGTAAGTGTGTAACAGGACCTTTCacctcttcatcttcctttGTGGACAGTAACACTAATATCAATCGCTTTAGAATATCACAGCCAGAAAactaaataacaatatatgtatattataacCTGTTGCTTTTCATGACTGTGATGCTCTGTGCTATGAAGCCCACTAATGGTGAATGATATGCATAATACCACATGTTATGGAATTGTTACATAGGCTATTGAAACATAGATATGATtagataaaataaacaaatggaaatgtatttaattagttaataaagaaaaaataaattaaagaaatcCTAATGTACACtcttttgtaaatgtaagtTGAGAAGATGGGTCAACTTGTTTACTCCCTTTACTGTAAATTGAAGAATATGTGTAAAGTCATTCACGGCAACATTTACAGCAACTATGTGCATCAGATAACCAGAAGCAGTTCTTTCTTCCAGGCATGAAGAGCAGGTTCAACGGTTCATGACACAATTCCAGTTTGTCAGCCTATTTTTAGACTTCCAGAACTTCTTGACGAAAGTTATAGCGGTCAAATGTCATATAGACTATTATGTCATTTTCAAAAAATAACTGAAAGGAAAAATACGTATGCTTTGAATGGGGGAGGTGGGGCTTATGTTGGTTGGTCACCAATGATTAGTGTGAATATGATTGCTCTTTAGTACTGTAAGTCTTTTAATGTATCCATCATGTAAACTGATCTTGATTATTGCATATTTTAATGAGTTTGTCTTCACGATAGTAAACATGTGGTGAATTATTGTAACGGAGAATTAGGCTTCTTGTGCTAATTAGCTCACGCAGTCTGTAAATAGCTATCTGTAATTTTTGGGGGGACATTCTACTCCCTTTACTTCTCCATTGATATACTCCACACCCAAATACACTCTCCCAGTCACATCACAGGTCTCATAGCTCTGAAACAGCAGTGCCAATCCCAGTTAATCGTGACAACAGGAGCTCACCACGAAAACCTAACCTCGAGAGTCCAGAGCTTGGAACCGGCCTTGAGAAAGGTCTCAAGGCTGGAGTATAAGCAATGCTcctaataaaagaaataatacatCTATAGACTCCAACAACCGTATCTAAAATCCCTTCAAGCTCCAATCTCGCCCTTATTCTGATGCACTGCTGTCGTGTTGCGTTCAGGTACAGGGAGAGTCTGCGCGTGctgttggaggaggagaggtacAGGCGCAGGAGAAGCTGGCAGTTGGGACTCAGCGCACTCgaagagcaacagcagcagttAGTGGAGGCCCAGAGAAGTGCCGCGCAGGCCCTCAGCGAGACAGACACGTGCATCTTCATACACAGGTACAACAGACCACTGCTTTTACAACTGAAATGaattaatacaaacaaataaacaaccctACTCTAAAAGTATAATGATTGATAAGAAACAACAATAAGCAGATGGgtccacacacacgtgtgtgtctgtgcattcaTGCAGCCTACATGAGTGTGTCGCCAACAACCCTCGACTGAGGAAATCCTTCTGCTCTCCAGGTTCGTGCTGATTGACGGCAGGCTGAGAGAAGTTGTCACCGGCAGCCTTCCCTCCGGGATCCCCTCGAAAGCGCCGCTCGACGCCAAGCGTCTCCAGGTGGGCCTCAAAACCCAAGACTTTCGCTCCGAGATGAGCGGCCTCCTGGATTCCCTTCACATACTCCTGAACCCCCTGGACCTCGCCTTCAACGTCTGCACCGCCCACCCCAGCCTGTTGGTCTCAAATGACCAGCGGACCGTCAAGTACAGCCCCACCAAGCAGCCATATGCGGAACACCCGGAGCGCTTCACAAGCGCGCCCCAGGTCCTGTGCAGCCAGGGGTTCTCGAGCGGGGAGCACGTGTGGGTGGTAGAGGTGGGGGCCAACAGCATGTGGTCGCTGGGCGTGTGCTACAAGAGCATCCCTCGCCGCGGGGACCACAGCCGCTTGGGCCACAACTCCGTTTCCTGGCGGCTTCAGTGGAAAAACGGCAAGCTGACGGTGTGCCAGTCCTCCTGCAATGTGGCTCTGGGGGAAATGAGCCACCATCCGCTGAGGATTGAGATTGCGCTGGACTACGAGGCGGGGACATTAATGTTCCACAACATCAGAGGGCGCAGGGAGCACCTGCACACCTTCAGGGCTGTGTTCAGGGAGCCGGTTTATCCGGCGTTTAGTTTACATTCAAACACACCGGAGTCCTGGTTCACGCTGCACAATGGGATGTAATTAAATCACAagcagtggtgtataaagtacccaaaagcaataGTTGAGTAAAAGTAGAGataccttactggaaaatgactccagtaaaagtgaaagtcacctatgagaacactacttgagtaaaagtcttaacgtatctgatatttactgtacttaagtatcaaaagtaatttttttaagtattgaaagtaaaagtacaagtactgTTAATGAAATAGCAAAGAGTCAGAATTTTGAGAATGATGAAATTGCTGTGtgggttggctgtgatccatccaggagcaacaatgttcaacataatatattgtacacaagtatacttttgcatctactaAGAACTCATCATAATCCTCCGAACagcaatatgacactatgaaggagttgAATCGATGAAAATCGATTTGTCCcaaagaggcgggtctaagaagcagtttagccaatcagcgtcctaaaacAGATTCAGCTTTGGACCAAAGTCGCTTGGCAAGAAACTAGAGGTAAAACAACTGGGCCCAGATCAACCAGACTTAATAAGACAACATACTCGTTGAAAGGGAAGCAGCAcatgaagcttctgtagagactggtacaccaagGAGGTTTGGAAacttctgtagagactagtgGATCAGGAAGAtgtggaagcttctgtagagactagtgGATCAGGAAGATTTGGAAACTTGTGTAGAAACCGGTGGACCAGGAAGCTGTCGAAgtttctgtagagactggtacaccaggaaggtttggaaacTTCTGTAGAAATCGGTggaccaggaaggtttggaaacttctgtagagaccggtggAACAGGAAGGTTTGGAAACTTCTGTAGAAATGGGTGGACCATGAAGGTTTGGAAACTTCTGTAGAAAACCGGTggaccaggaaggtttggaaacTTCTGTAGAAATCGGTGGACCatgaaggtttggaagcttctgtagaaacCGGTGGAACAGGAAGGTTTGGCTAGCTGGATACTGTCGTGCTAATGCACTATTTAGCTTTCCATGCTTGCTTTATAAATCAatggggacagatccagcatggacagatacgggagtaagggacatgaagcacacataacacatgagaacaccaggacacacatgagaactctgtcaagcagccatattgggcaaagtgaacgtctctaccagctggacgacgaacaggattgaggtgaagaaacacaatgaggaggtggataaaaacggGCACATTTTAACCCTAACAaagttcataggggcatcttaatatataaacatgttctgtTAGATTtttagatatacagtatatgatttatattatacaatatttatattttattatattatatttatgatatttatattatatgatattcatgatatttatattgtatatttatattatatggtatttatatatcatattatacagaatattattatatgatatatatatatatattaatatattgaattgtatgaataagatgtccttatcatgtcagtgttggaataaatgttaaatatttaactacaaagtagtaATGCGTTTTTAAAATTCCACCAGCTGCCACTAATTCAGAGTAACATTTTAAGTATAAAGGTGACCCCAAACTGCTTTTTTAGCACATAAGAAATATTTCCAGAGTATGGCTGTTCCTATAGGGTGCAGAAAAACctgttattttactttatttacttttatttcaattagattagattattttAGTGCTCTTTTTACTGGTCTACCATTAAtagcttttgtttttaaagcccCCAATGATTTGTAGACCGGCGTACACAATGCAGACACTCTGTCCTTTTGTAATCCTTCACAAGCTCTCAGATCTTTAACTGTCAAGTTATTAAATACACACAATTATGCacataatacaattaaaactagaacgggcactcggtagagcgcataccttcgccgcagccactttttggtacttggcatgagagtgtggggaacagtaaattgatgtaacttgataccagatattgtggtaaacatcacaaaagaattatgtatgaacatcagccttgatttatgattttgacctttgtatgttgcatgagaggatggggaacagaacagtgaacattttggtgctgtttttatgcaaatcggataagaattgactgtgttatgacaaaccccgcacattttgcaaggtcgtgaccccccctgaccttcgaccctcaaccgctaagaagggttatgacgtcattgtatcatgtcgtatatcacaagatcgggcattgaattctgaacattttggcattagttgcatgccaattggatacaaatttaccgcgttatgataaaaatacgattttgaccttttcatgaccttgacctttgacccgatcgctcccaaaatctaatcaaatggtccccggataacagccaatcatcccaccaaatttcatgcactcggtttaatactttttgagttatgcgaataacaaacagacatatttacaaataaatacacagcgatcaaaacataacctccgcaaaagtattttgcgaaggtaataaCAGTTAAAAACCTATAATTTGGCAgtcttattttaaataattatattatgttttattattcttaatGATCAGTTTTTTAAAGCTTTCACACATATTTTATCAAACTTTTCTCTTTGTATTGTCTTTATGCCTTTGTTGAAATGTGTCacatttgaatttgttttattgtaaattaCTTTGAGCTACATCTCTTGTATGGAAAGCGTTTTCTCAAtaaagtgaattattattaatattattagcTTGTTTTTCGGGATCTGTTATATCCCACAACTTTACTTCccacaaatcaaataaaaaaaatcaaccacTGGAAAATAATactttcaaattaaatatatatgaatcatcagctaatgtgtttacaaaaacatgttttaaaaaaattattagaGTACATTTATAGATTATATAGATAAATACATGTGTTACGTGAATgactttgtattttattttttttcatttgtttgtctgACATGCTAAGATgtattatatttctatttgtCTCTTTATTGAACATTAACTtaatgtctcttgtctcttttaatgttctttatacacactacacaaaaCTGACATTTAGGCTGCATATGAGATGGGCCTGGATTGTTTATGCAGCAATTAAACTCTCATGATAATGCCTGTGTGTCCATATGTTTGACAGCTTCTATGGTTCATGTGGTCCATGATCGGCTTTTGACAGTTCATGAATTCAACGGCGCTTTCGTTGACAGCAAGGTTGCCAGGTTGGGCTGTAAACAGGCAACTAACGGTGGTTCGACCATTTGTATTCAACCTAAATGCACCTGGACACTTACAATAAACATGGTGTTAGCTGTGAATAATCCAACTTACTTGTGTTATTGATACATTTATAGAAAAACAGGCTCCACACTTTACACACATCTGCTAGAAGGAGGGGGATGCTTTAAGACGAACATGGCAACCCGGATCCCATCTGTCACACATTTTGTCATTGGGCAGGAGACATCAATTCATGCTACTAACTTCATTCTACGCAAGGTCACTATCAAAGCTGCCCCGTACCACCGGAAGCTATGGGGTCGGGAGAGAGCACGACCCGAAAAGTGTCTTTTGGTGTCGACGACGAGGACAGAGTCCGGATTCTACGCGGAGTGAAGGTATAATGCTGATGTAGCCGGCGTTTGATACGCCATGCTAACGTTACTTTAGGGTGCCGACGAGCCGTTAGCATGCTGTGGTTACATGAGAACAACACAGCGACGTTAACCGGTAGCTCTCAGCTCAACGAACGCGAGGTCCACAGCCCGAAAAGCGACTGATGGAGTGCGGAGGATGTAACGGGATGCCCGGGCTGGCGGCAGGTTGATGCTCGACCCGGGACGTCACCCTGTTCCGTCACGCCGAACTTCAGTCGTAATAAGCAGGAGGTAAAAGTGTGCCTTCCTTTACGGGCACAAGAACACACCGGGCAGATGAACCTACGTCATTTAGAAATCTCCGGTGTCTTCCGGTAAATTCGGCATGTAAATGATTCCCTCAGCGGTAATAAATCAATTAGAAATCGCACATTTGTTGACAGTTTACGAGCCGCTGTCCAGCGTTTGCTAACAACGTATCGCTGTCAACAACCAGCCACCAGTTAAGAGGCGAACCAATAACGCTCTCATTATTCATATAAAACGTTTCAATTGCACATTAATAGACGCATTGAGAACCCGAGGAGAGATTCATGTGGTGGTGTAGCTATGAAGAGACGTGTGCCGTAACCAAGGGAGCGATACATGGGAACATTTTGAATGGAGTTTGGTGCGCTGTTCTCTGCCTGTCGCTCCTGCTGCCTTCACGTGCAATCgtaaatgtcagaaatgtgcgTAGTGGCAAGTAATACTGTACTTGAAGCCTAAACCAATATTAAACTACTTTGTTTAAATATGTTCAATGTAGTTAATAGTGGAATGGGGAATTTGATTGATATATTGGTGCGGTCATGCAAAAAGAGCCAGTTTGTTGCAAAGAAACTAGCACTCCTAACCTTAAAATGCATGAGCAAAAGACACAATGTAATGTCACCGCTTGACAACCTGCACTGGCAGGGGGAGAAGACACTGACAATACGAACGTGGGTAACgctgtgaaatgaaaagaattGTCAGGAACAACACAAATGACTGCGGCCGCCTTTTGCAGGGTGTGTAAGCCCAGCCTTTGATCCTTGTTCACCTTTGCAGCCTCACCTCCGTTACCTAATTCCTCACCATGGATTAGCTGGAGGAATGTCATTTCAGAGGTTTGCCCGACAGACTGTCAACAagtgttcctttttttgtcGCCAAAACCCTCACAGATTTTGTTTCAGGATCGTTTGCCTGGAAAAAGTGCAAACCTGACCTTCATAACCCGTTGAGTGTGGTTACACGTACATGTGATTTACTCTTCTGACCACACCCAGCGGTAATGCTTTTCAAATCCctccatgtgcacacacacacacacacacacacacacacacacacacacacacacacacacacacacacacacacacacacacacacacacacacacacacacacacacacacacacacacacacaattctgaACTGTGAACTTGTGGTATGTAATCTCACAATTTCCTACAGGATAGAAGGCACCTTCAGACTAGACTGCAAACTAGTAAAGTTGACTAGCTACTTGGAATATTAAAGATAAATGGATGAAATTTCAAGCAAGTTTAGACTTCATAGACTAGTTCTGGTACTTCCATGCAGCACAATGATTATAAAAGtctggggaaaaaagaaagaatgaaaacgATGAGCCCAACAGATTACTGTATTTAACAGCCCTGCCTGCACATTCAAATCTTGTGAGTCATAAGAACAGTGAGTCAGTGGCTGCTGCAGCCTACTGTGGTTTAAACTATGTTTTGCCTTttccctggacacacacacacacagacacacacacacacaaatgtagaCGTAAAGTAGAGCTACAGTGACTCACTGTATTCTGGACCGTTTTGAAGGTTTATAAATTGCTCTGTCCTAACcaagggattaaaaaaaaaaaaagaagataaaaagctGATTTTCATTTGAATATGACACCATGCGATGTGCATGCTACGGTTTCTGCTCCAGTGAACTGTTATTACGTTTGTAGAAACTTTCAGAAAGGCCTCTCATTGTTTTAAAGCAAACACAGCTAAGAATAAGgagaacaatacaaacaaaacttCAGGGCAATTATGGGCTAATTCTGTGTCTCTTACTTAGCTATGCTATGtacattctccccccccccccccccccccccccacccccccatcacccCAGCTGTCAGAAgatgttctccagaggatgagagGAGTGGCCAACATTGCCCCAGAACCCACATTTTTACCAACCTCAAGCCCTCAGAAAGACACAGGTATCACGTATCACGTTTTTATTTGTTGAGAAAACGTATACTTTAATGTGCTGTGTACATATTGCTAAGACCACCTCTGTGCATGTGGGTGTTCTGGAAAGGAAATGTGTCTCAAACGTGAAGCCTAATAATTCCACATTTAGATATGAAGGGGGAACTCTGCAGACATAAAAGTTATTAACTAGTCATGACTCATGAGGTGTTTCATTATGGGAGTATAATTCTTCATCTTTGGAGCTTGATTCTTGTTTGGGGCATTGGCATTGGACCAttctatttactttttttctcaCTTGTAACTCCCCAACTTGTTatgggattaaaaaaacaatccctTTTTGGAGAGTCAAAATACTTTCAGACTCATCCTGAGGTAGTTGTCGGGTCAGATAGCCCTCATCTCTGAAGCCTTCCCTTCTGTGAATCAGCCccacgctctctctcacactcggCTGGCTCCTGAAGCGGTAAGGATCGGTTCCCTTTTTTCAGACTCAATCGATCCGTTATCACATCGCTAATCTTTCCAATCTGACGTTGTGAATATGTCGGCCTCATAATCCATCAGTCCTTGAGTGTAATTCAGCCCccacttttctttctgcttgATCTCCACTGTGTCTTTGTCCAGGTGTTCCTCGCAGCGCCAGCTCAGGGTCAGGACCCCCGCCGGGCCCTCAGCACCAGGGCCAACCCGGTACCCAGTCCAGCACTAGCAAACCAGCCTCCTTTGCCAAGGAAGAACAGAAAAGGTGGGTTGAAAGGAAATGTGGATTCTTAATACGGAGTCTTCGAATGTGTAGCTCTGAATTTCTTCCATGTAAAGTGACTTTGCTTGTTTTCtgcttaaaaaacaaacaaaacaagatcaTCCAAAatcaaataagaaaaatgttctgtttttatttggtatTATTGTGGACGGATGAATGTAATTCATTATGCTGTGAGACCGCCCTGTCAATACAGCTGTGTGCGGCAAGCCAGGAGActgcagtgaaaatgttttttttttaaaaggctaaacaacaacaaatatgaattgaaacagaatattttttgggggggtagATTTGGACTTTTTGACTTTACAACTCTCTGGGGTCATCGGAAACAATCCGATGGAGCCACCACTGGAATGTAATCCTACAAATAATACTAGAATACTACTAATATTAGTGTTGCCTGAAAAACTGTGTTTAGAATAAACACGAATAAACACGGAGAACTAAGAAGCAGCTTCGCAGCTCACGGATGTTGATTTTTAGAATATAAATGCCAACGTTATGAATGAATCTTGAAAATGTCAAAT is part of the Cyclopterus lumpus isolate fCycLum1 chromosome 7, fCycLum1.pri, whole genome shotgun sequence genome and harbors:
- the LOC117732967 gene encoding tripartite motif-containing protein 72-like, translating into MSLSKPEEQLAHELSCPICLQLFSDPVVLPCGHNYCWACIRKTADRTDKAPHCCPECREEYQGVDTLKKNFKLCSIIEGYQATAAQTERQPERQPESLKENEPETTKVLCDHCIDKESPAVKTCLSCEVSLCSGHLQRHQEKEWLRAHTVVEPLGELGTNSCGVHRRPLEYFCSNDMSLMCGTCFIEGHHQNHDVLTFGAAEEEMRRALENRTKVVSYRLQVIESLLQKTAQEQGASEAIGDKLVDKAVTVMECMAALVDRYRESLRVLLEEERYRRRRSWQLGLSALEEQQQQLVEAQRSAAQALSETDTCIFIHRFVLIDGRLREVVTGSLPSGIPSKAPLDAKRLQVGLKTQDFRSEMSGLLDSLHILLNPLDLAFNVCTAHPSLLVSNDQRTVKYSPTKQPYAEHPERFTSAPQVLCSQGFSSGEHVWVVEVGANSMWSLGVCYKSIPRRGDHSRLGHNSVSWRLQWKNGKLTVCQSSCNVALGEMSHHPLRIEIALDYEAGTLMFHNIRGRREHLHTFRAVFREPVYPAFSLHSNTPESWFTLHNGM